TgcgaggtggaggcagaggcggaggcagaggcggaggcagaggcggaggcagaggcggaggcagaggtggaggcagaggtggaggcagaggcgggtggatccctgtgggttcaagtccagcctaaTTAATccacatagcaaattccaggccagctggatTTACATATGTCtcaaaagacacacagacacacacacacacacacacacacacacacacacacacacacacacacacgtcccagTAAATCTAGGACTCGAAGCCTATTCTGTTTGCATCTAGAATGTTCTGTCTCTAATGCTGTGATGTTTACCATAGTTGTAGACATTATGACCTGCAGCCATCTGTCTCTACCTTTTAGAAAAACATTAATAGTACTATTTGAAGCACTTAGGTCTCCCATAGGTCACTGGAGAGGTCAGTTATAATACTACTTTCTGCGTAGGCAACGGTCATCTCTACACTGGATCCTTTCCCCACCCTCCTTATgacttccctccttcaataattGTCAGAAAGCGCTGCAGGAATACTCCGGGATCTCTGAACAGTTGCCATCTACCAATGTCGCCATGAAAAGGGATGTCCAAGAAGGCCAGGCCCGGTGTCTGGCTCAGCTGGGGAGACACGAGGAAGCGCTGGAGATTGCAGCAGACTTGGTGAGTGGCTCTGTCGCTTGTTCTCACACTCCCCTGTACGTCAGAGTGTGAGACGTCGGAGTCGTTCACTCCCTGAAGAACAAACCTCCAGTGGAAGCGGGATTGGTGGGCTGGGGTTACGGAGGGAAACCGTCAGCGGTGCAGTTATTGAGGTGAAGCTCGGTGCACCAGATGTGATTATTTTCCTGGAATATTTTCCCTGTGCTAAGATGAGAATTATTGCTTAGAAATCTTATTttcagaagttttatttttatgaggaaTATATACTCAGAGTTGGTACGattatgaatgattttttttggatttttcgaagatatattttaaattttaattatgtgtatacgtgtgtgtgtgtgtgtgtgtgtgtgtgtgtgtgtgttggggttgaAGTGTGGTGAGGAGTATATACTCAGAGTTGGTAGGAttatgagtgattttttttttggatttttcgaagatatattttaaattttaattatgtatgtgtgtgtgtgtgtgtgtgtgtgtgtgtgtgtgtgtgtgtgttggcatccAAGTGTGGGTATGGACAttgagtgcagatgcccaggaGCCTAGAGacattggatccccctggagctggagtgcagctggttgtgagctacccagtgtgggtgctgggaaccaaacctgggtcctctgaaagagcaacgagcgctcttaaccaccgaaTCATCTCTAGTCCCGTTGTTTTAATATGCAGCCCTGGGAAAATCCCTGAAACACATTTAAATGGAATTTAATGTCCAAAGAGGGGCATACCAACCATGCCATCAAACCCTCCTTTATTAATTTAGCATACCAGTcgtcttagttaggggttctattgctgtgaagagacaccatgaccatggcagctcttctaaaggaaaacatttaattgggtggttcgcttacagttcagagggtcagtccagtatcatcatggctgggagcatggcagcgtgcaggcagacatgatgctggagaagtagctgagagtcctgcattttgcaggcaacaggaggtAGTCTGATTGTCACACTGaacaaagcttgagcaaaagagacctcaaagcccgcctccacagtgacacacttcctccaacaaggccacacttcctgatagtgctactccctttgggattatggaggccaattacactcaaactgCCACACCAGTAAACTCACCTTATTAATCATATTATTAGGACCATAGTCTAGAGCCCAGCGtattggtgcatgcctgtaattccagcactcgggaggctgcgGCGGTAAGagcatcacaagttcaagaccagtcagtctagtatatatatacatatatatgtgtatatatatatatatatacatatatatgtatatatatatatatgtatatatatatatatgcgtaccctgttttttttaaaaagcaggagtCGGGGAGGGATCACGGTCTGTGTGTGGCACCTACTTCACACTGACATATACCTGCTTTCCCAGTGGCAACGTGTTTTTGAATAGTAGAATGTATTATAGATAGTAGCAGAAGAAGTGGAGCATTTGCTAGAGATAATCCAGACATGTTCTTATTAGAAAGAAAAGGCataattaaaatagtttttacaTGTTGTCTATTTTCTTAGAGGTGGTGGGGATTCATACGCCAcagcctgtgtggaggtcagaagacaattggTAGGAGTTagtctccttccaccgtgtggtttccagggattgaacccaggtcctcaggcttggcagcaagcacctttacacactgagccagctCAGAAAGGCACAGCCTGGCTTTAGAGAATTCATTGTTCAGCAGTTAGGTCACATCTGCGGTACACAGGGCACTATGCCATGTCTATGTACCCTAACTCAGAATCGAACCCAAGGCTCTTATTATTGCCGTAAGCAATAGAAACAGTTAAAGCAAGGCGTGCCCAGTGCTTGGGTAGATATGGTGTCACCAAATAAGTTATGTGCATGTTTCATGTTTTCCCTCTCGGCATGGGAATGCTCCAAGAACTCAGCAGGCTTTCACTGCCTGCTGTACTGGTTCCTGTAGGCTGCATCCTGGGTGGTTTACTGGTTCCTGTAGGCTGCATCCTGGGTGGTTTACTGGTTCCTGTAGGCTGCATCCTGGGTGGTTTACTGGTTCCTGTAGGCTGCATCCTGGGTGGTTTACTGGTTCCTGTAGGCTGCATCCTGGGTGGTTTACTGGTTCCTGTAGGCTGCATCCTGGGTGGTTTACTGGTTCCTGTAGGCTGCATCCTGGGTGGTTTACTGGTTCCTGTAGGCTGCATCCTGGGTGGTTTACTGGTTCCTGTAGGCTGTATATTGGGTAGTTTGGCCTCTGTTTGACACTCGGTTTTGTTCTGTGCAGGCGTGTGACCTGGACAGGCCGGGCTTCCCTTAGATTTCACATTGGGTTGAAGGTAATTTCACTCTGCCATCTGCTCTCTGCAGACTAATTTGGAAAAAGTGGACCCTTTTCTCTAACCCACAGGGTATCTGCCATATGGCAGGTTAGGTGAGAGATGATGGCTCTTAAGGAGACTTCAAAAGGGTTTtctgatcagaaggcaacagagcAACCTCCTGTGGCCAGGGACAGCAGGGAAGGCATTTGGGTGCAGTACCAAGCTGAGAGCTTCAGGCTTGTCCTGGGTAAGAAGTCCAAGCCAAGTCAAAGATGCAGATGGGATTCCTGCAAATCCTCAAGGAAGTTACCTCGGGGTTTAGAAACtctgaaatattaaaaggaaacCATTAGGTCAGCACCTAATAAGAAAATGCACACAGACCTCACCACGGTGACAGATAGGACTCGGGGAGAGATGTGCTCATGGCTTCAGAGTCCACACTCCGGGGTCACTGGGCTTGTGTTTCTGGGCTGCAGTGAGGCGGTGTGACATGATGGAGGGGTGTAACTGAGACAGCAGCCTCTCCTGGCAGCAGGGTGATGTGGGACAGAGGCACTGGTggactctctctttctccctgttaTTCCGTCTAGGAAGCCAGCTTATGGGGTCTACTCCATTTAACTAGTATGTTCTAGAACTGTCCTTAGATGCTCCCCTGGGTGTTTCTCAGACCTTCAGGTTGTTAGCTGACACTGGGCATCACACGTCCACCCCTCACCAGTATGACACAAGATGACCATAACAGGACTGTGGTAAAGTTGAACAATCCGTGGCATTTATATTTttagtgttgaattttgtcaggCCACTTATACATGAGCTGCTGCATTATGGCATTGgggtgttgtggtggtttgaaagaaaatggcccccaaagggagtggcactatcaggaagtgtggccttgttggaggaagtgtgtcactgtgggggcaggctctgaggtctcctatgctcaggcTATGCTCAGTATGACACAGAGTTCCTCTGTTGCCtggggatccagatgtagaactctcagctccttctccagcaccatgtctgcctgcatgccaccatggcacccaccataatgataatggactcaacctctgaactgtaagccagtcctaattaaatgctttcctttataagagttgttatggtcatggtgtctcttcacagcaatagaaaccctaagaaaggTATCTATGAGTTGCTGGGGACCATTTCCTGGATCATTTTCCAGGTTTATGgtttcatatttgtgtgtgtgtgtgtgtgtgtgtgtgtgtgtgtgtatgtatatatgtatatatatacatgtgcgcATGCTCCAGCCAGCCACAGCTTTCACTGGCCCTAGGTTATGGTTTGAAACACAAAAGCTGTGGAAGTATTAAGTTCACTTGATCCATATAGCACCTAAAAATACTTCTGGTTTATAACATACACAACTTGGGCTTTTAGTTGCTTCcatttttatatgaaaacatTTTGTAGTTAAGATTCTTTTGTTCCTTCTCCTCAGGAAAATAAAGCAACCAACACGGACCATCTAATCACGGTGCTCTACCTCCACTTGGCTATTTTTTCAAGTTTTCAGAGCTTGGAGAAGACAATTCTGTGCTTGCAAAAACTGATTTCCCTTCATCCTCTGAACCCTTGGAACTGGTGGAAATTGGCGGAAGCATACCTGAGTCCAGGGCCAGGCCTACCGGCATTGTGTACGTCATCTCGGGGACAGACGAGTGTCACCTCAAGTAACCAAGCTATCAGTTCCTCGGGTGTGCACTCTGGAACAGGCTGCCTTCTGTATTTCCCAGCAGCCTTGCCTGAGAGTGCAGTGCTTTCCCTGGAGGCAAGTGGTCGTAACATCCATAAGGCCGAGGAGGCTCCACAGAAGATGCAGAACTGTCTGGCAGATTGGAGAGAAGCCGCAGGGCTGGAGGCTCGGATGAAGGCATGTGCCTCTTTGGTTCGTGCCAGGTAAGCCGAGAGAGGGTATGTCAGCACCTGGGGTGAGCTCGGAGAAAGGCTGGTTCTTCGTTTTAAGGAGGAAAGATTTGTTTctttaagttaatttttaaagttagcatCCATGGTATGCAGGGAATGAGAAATCCCATACAAGGCTGGTGGGAATATAGACTAGTACAGCCACTGAGATATAGGGATCcagaaataaaataagtgaaactAAGCTAGGGCCTGgtatgcacgcctttaatcccagcacttgggaagcagaagcaggtagatctctgtgagtttgaggtcagcctggtctacatagagagtttcagggcagtcagagctatgtagagagacgctgtctcaaacaaacaaacaaacaacccaccccaaaagaaaagccaaaaataaaagtACCATATGACCCAGGTGTGACGTATACCTGAAGCACTCTGAGCTCACATGCCCCGAAGATACTTGTGCACCCATGGTTATCACTGCTCTGTTCACAGTGACTAAGAAGTAGACATGACGGTTCCTGATGTCTGTTAGTACAAGAAAGCCCAGCCATCTGGGAAATGAATATAAACCACAACGGGACacaaacaaatgttaaaatatttcataatgcTATTGGTATAgacctggaattccagcacttgggagcctgagccaggaggatcatgagttcaaagccagcctgaactatgtaGTGAGAATCTGACTCAAATGAACAAGACAAAGTCTCATAGTTGGGGCCGTGAGGGAGGACGGGTCGGGCCTCTGAGGAACTCAGGCGGCATTCACTGAAGAAACATTCCCTTGCATCTGTAAATCAGAAACCCACAGTCCTATGTGATGTGAGGAGGATGTGGGGCCATCTGTAGGAGTCACCTCAGTGAAAACAGCTGATGCCCACCCCAGGAGTTTGGGGAGATGGTGCAGACAGGAGGGGGAAACTGCCCAATGGTCATTACCCTGTGtggaaaaaaaaggcaaataaaaaaagACGGCTCTTGTTATTACTCAAGATAGAGTGttaagactggaaacaaaccaacaaaaagtcTGTGATGAACAATTAAAATGTATAcacatttaaaaggaaaagcGTCATTTCTACAGAAATGGCTTTGTTTGTGTCTGGCAGAAATCTGAAGAAAGCCTGCTCTTTACTCAGTGCTACTAATGAACACCCAGTGCTTGGTGCACAGTACATAGTGCTAAGTGCTTAGTTCATGCCACAGAGCCTCCTGTGCTGGCTTCTGGGGACTCCAAGCACTTTGGATCCTTAAAATATATGGATCTGagggcaagaggagggaggaatgcCTTTGACCAGTTCTGTGACTTGTCAATGAAGAAACAAACTGGTGGGAACGGAGGGTCTGTTTTTAATTCTGGAGAATCTATTGAAATTTAAccaagaattaaaaagaaattagcaGATGCCCAATTATCATTGACCGTGTCACTTCTTTAtgttgtggttggttggttggttttgtgcacagttctcactcactgtgtagccgtggctggcctagaactcactgggtagaccaggctggcctcaaattcatagagacacaCTTGCCTCTGCCGCCCAAGGGCTAAGagcaaaggcgtgtgccaccacgcccagtgaCTGTGTCACTTTCATTCCGAAGCACGTGTGCCAGGCACATCATAAAGATggttagaaaaaacaaaaaaaagcaaaacagaacaaaaccaaaccaagaggCTCTTTCCTTGTAACAGTCACCGCGTTGAGGTCAATATACATGGAGCCAATGACTGGCACACAGCTGCTGAGGGCTGTGTCCTGGTGTGAGCAGAATACCATGGAGACCAACCAGAGGAAGAACCAGCCTTTTCCAGGCCTGTGCTCCTCTGAATATTCCTCGAGAGGAGTGCTTAGCAGCTGGCCACCAAGTACTGGGTGCTCTGTACAAATTCTTTCCTATTATTCCTCATGGTTTTCTGGGCTGCATATTGGGGTCAGTTTATAGCCCCAGAGCCCTGTGTCTAGGCAGTCCATAGTTCTTTGTGTTGTCTTGCTCACCCATGTACTGTTCCTCAGGTGAGGAAGGTGTGCTCCTGTGTTtggtgagacagagagaaagaatgcTCAGCTAGAAGGCATAGAGAGCAGTTACATCATCTGGAGAcattttagggtttctattgctgtgaggagacaccatgaccatggcaacctttataaggaaaacatttaattggggttggcttacaggttcagaggttcagtccattatcatcatggtgggaagcaggcagacatggtgctggagaggtggctgagagttcttcatcttgggcaggcaggaggaagagagagagacactgggcctggcttagaTTTCTGAaatctcagagcccacccccagtgacacacttcctccaataaagccacatctactccaacaaaaccatatgtcctaatcctttcaaataatgccactccctatgaacctatAGTATTCATTCAGTATTCACACAGACAGCAATGTGGGGAAGCTCAAGGAGGCCTGGAAACCACAATACCAGGGCAAGGGAAGAAGGAGGCTGGACTCAGAGTCAGACCATCAGGACTTTAATAAATGCCTGGTGTCGACCACGTGAGCCTGGACTATTTGCTGGCCAGCTGTGTGGCCTTGCACAAATTCCATAAACTTCGGGCTCTAGACTCCTCATCCGGACAGATGGAGGAATGGGGACAGTGCCTGCTGCCTGAGGGTGTGGAGTTCAAGTTTTCTAACGTGCCTGCTGCGGGCAAGGGCTGCAGCAAGCAGCTGGGAAGTGCTGGCTATTGGAAAATGCTGAGCTGTTGAGCACTTTcattgtgtttgggttttttattagtTTAAGACTTTACCCTTTTTGCTTGTTGGTTGACTTTGAGGCagtgctcactgtgtagccaaggtttGCCTGGAACTTGTATGCCATGGTGATCCTCAGACTTTCCAGTGCTAGGACGGTAGCCGTGTGCTGCCACCCCTGGCTTAGATGCCATAAAGAACTAGTCCTTTCCTTGAAGGCCCAGAGTATTCATAGGCTTGAATTGGAGTGTGATCAGAGCTGtgagtcaggtgtgtgtgtgtgtgtgtgtgtgtgtgtgtgtgtgtgtgtgtgtgtgtgtgtggcagggttgGGATGGGGGCTGGTGATGACTAGAAGAGGCCATTTGGAACTTTGGACAGCAGTGGAGAGGCAGTGGTCATCAGTGATAGGATCTGACCTAGAATAGTGCAGTAGGAATAGAAGTAGAAAACAGTGTCGTCATTACGGAACAGATGGGACTCGGCGACCAGCTGGGTGTATGGGCGGGATGGGAGTGAGGAGAAGGAGACGCCGAGGGGTGCCCTGGGTGCTTTTTGCTGAGATGGAGCATGCAAAAGGATGGGAAGGACAGATCAGGGCCTAAGGAAGAATGACGTCAGCTTGATGTATGACCCAGGTGCCTGTGGGACATCCAGCCCGAGCTCCTCATTAGGAAAGGGGAGTTGAGTTACAGGGTGAATGACTCAAGAGACCAGGTTAGGATCACTGGGGACATTCATAGTAAGGCAGTTGTGAAGTGGTCCTCGGAGGTCTGGCCCTGTTTTGGTACTCATGTACGCCAGCAAAGCTAAGTAGTCCTTGGGGTCCAGTCTCTGTGGAGTCAGCAGATGCCGGCATCCCAGGAATGGACCCAGGACACTCTGTGACTGGGGCTGACTGAGAGCTTTTCTCAGTGAATTGTTTTTGCTTTCAACTGCCTGCCTGCCTTATTGTTTTTAGACAAAGACTCCCTGTAACCTATGCTACCCTCAGACTCAGAGCTGCCTGAGCCCCTTGAGTCCTGGTCCTTTCTTCTAGAAGAAGATGAGAAGGGAGGCAGCTTATGCAGGCAGAAGCTGTAGGTGATGGTCCTGGTGAGGCTGGCAGGACTCCCTGCTGCTGAGGGCCTGGCTCTGTGGGAGCTCGTGCTCTCTGCTGCCCTGTGGTGGAGCCTCTCACACTGAGACTTTCTGGTTTTTCAGGCTTTTGCTTCAGCTCACCCAGTCTCAGCAAACCTCATTTGCTTTGGAGAGGAACTTGAGGACTCAGCGGGAAGTTGCGGAGAGAGTGAAGGAACTCAACTTCCCTGACAGTGCTGTGCTGTTGATGGAGGAGGTGCGTATCCCTCAGGTTTATGCAGAGCCAAGCATCCTGCTGACTTGTGCTGTTCCATACCAAAGCAGGGCCAGAGCTCATCTCATCCTGAAGGACTTCTGTCCCCCTCACTGTGTGCCTTTGGGTCACCCCGTCATCAGAGTGCTTCTTCATCATCGTTCTCCTGCTGTGTTCTTCTTGTTCTCATCAGCGATCCCTAGGGCCTGCCCCCTTGAGCATCCTAAGTAACATGCCCTTCTTAGCTGTTTCAATGTGGATTTAACTGACTGATGAGTTttttggagattgaacccaggaccttgtacgTGCTAGGCAATCTCTATGCTACCGAGTCACCCTGGTGCTGAACTAATAGTCAAGTGTCCGTACCTGTGCAGCAGTC
This genomic interval from Peromyscus eremicus chromosome 20, PerEre_H2_v1, whole genome shotgun sequence contains the following:
- the C20H8orf76 gene encoding uncharacterized protein C8orf76 homolog; its protein translation is MEAGCWVLGGEFEDSVFEQRPERRPEPPAPYGAKLCEPQWFYGETESSEDTEVLTLKKFRGDLAYRRQEYEKALQEYSGISEQLPSTNVAMKRDVQEGQARCLAQLGRHEEALEIAADLENKATNTDHLITVLYLHLAIFSSFQSLEKTILCLQKLISLHPLNPWNWWKLAEAYLSPGPGLPALCTSSRGQTSVTSSNQAISSSGVHSGTGCLLYFPAALPESAVLSLEASGRNIHKAEEAPQKMQNCLADWREAAGLEARMKACASLVRARLLLQLTQSQQTSFALERNLRTQREVAERVKELNFPDSAVLLMEEAMGEDIVPEKIKDEVHSEVKCVGPAALTALVIASSEEFEDKWFRKIKDHFCSLENQFHVELQITA